In Trichocoleus desertorum NBK24, the following are encoded in one genomic region:
- the ubiE gene encoding bifunctional demethylmenaquinone methyltransferase/2-methoxy-6-polyprenyl-1,4-benzoquinol methylase UbiE: MTLRDRTPPLLEDPFSSSGTVELQNADQAAPIQALFDRIAPIYDQLNDWLSLGQHRIWKQMAVKWSNAQPGDTCLDLCCGSGDLAQRLARQVGLTGQVFGADFSKAQLAIAQQRLEASSCPPIITWVQADALNLPFSEAQFDAATMGYGLRNVTDIRRSLEELHRVLKPRSKAAILDFHRPANQEFQAFQAWYLNNIVVPLAEQFNLREEYAYLSPSLEKFPIGSEQMHLARQAGFSEATHYPIAGGTMGVLVVTKGSD, encoded by the coding sequence ATGACACTTCGCGATCGCACCCCCCCTCTCCTAGAAGATCCCTTCAGTTCATCCGGAACTGTAGAGTTACAAAACGCGGATCAAGCCGCTCCGATCCAAGCTCTTTTTGACCGGATTGCTCCGATCTATGACCAACTCAATGACTGGTTAAGTTTGGGGCAGCACCGAATTTGGAAGCAAATGGCAGTCAAATGGAGCAATGCTCAACCCGGAGATACCTGCCTAGACTTATGTTGCGGCAGCGGTGATTTAGCTCAACGACTCGCGCGGCAAGTCGGCCTTACAGGTCAAGTTTTTGGAGCAGATTTCTCAAAAGCGCAGTTGGCGATCGCTCAGCAGCGGCTAGAAGCCAGTTCTTGCCCTCCCATCATCACTTGGGTTCAGGCGGACGCATTAAATCTGCCGTTCTCAGAAGCACAGTTTGACGCTGCCACAATGGGCTATGGCCTGCGTAACGTCACCGATATTCGGCGCAGCCTAGAGGAATTACACCGGGTGCTCAAGCCAAGATCCAAAGCAGCAATCTTAGACTTTCATCGTCCTGCTAACCAGGAATTTCAAGCCTTTCAAGCCTGGTATCTCAACAACATTGTGGTGCCTCTAGCCGAACAATTTAATCTGCGGGAAGAGTATGCCTACCTCAGTCCCAGCCTCGAAAAGTTCCCAATTGGCTCCGAACAGATGCATCTAGCTCGCCAGGCTGGTTTCTCTGAAGCCACACACTACCCAATTGCCGGGGGTACGATGGGAGTACTAGTTGTGACAAAAGGATCTGACTAA
- a CDS encoding DUF445 family protein, whose product MSNLWLFAGPPVVGGIIGYFTNDIAIKMLFRPYRPYYLGKKQLPFTPGLIPKNQERLAKRIADTIMGSLLTPEELQNLARRLLKTERVQAAILWLLQLGLDQVQADKEQKTAKILGGILRDLLGQSMPRLLKVLARREDFLETQLNQIFDQVLLEFQLTEDQANKLSEWLLQVVLPPDAIRQALVDFLTDRNIQIIDEGFREKASGTYWVVANLFGLRNSLTRLRTFCLDEREASNARIAELTLSLAVRQRLREWLQNLSLQNLPVSTVRQLRKTMRDSVRLYIQNRGSDVLQGLSKSIDWENLATVVLSRLRNSAVVNASLGTVSQELALVLERYLERDLESIVAQAIPILDIDQVIIDRVKATSSADLEMAIQGIVRSELQAIVNLGGILGFVIGSFQSISFLLR is encoded by the coding sequence TTGTCTAACCTCTGGCTTTTCGCTGGTCCTCCTGTTGTAGGTGGCATCATTGGCTATTTCACCAATGATATTGCCATTAAAATGCTGTTTCGCCCCTATCGCCCTTACTACCTAGGCAAGAAACAACTGCCGTTCACTCCTGGCTTGATTCCTAAAAATCAGGAGCGGTTAGCGAAACGCATTGCTGACACGATTATGGGGTCTTTGTTGACTCCGGAGGAATTACAAAATTTAGCTCGTCGTCTACTCAAGACAGAGCGAGTCCAAGCAGCAATTCTCTGGTTGCTGCAATTAGGTCTGGATCAAGTTCAAGCAGATAAAGAACAAAAAACTGCCAAAATCTTAGGCGGCATTCTGCGGGATCTATTAGGCCAATCGATGCCTCGCCTGCTGAAAGTGTTAGCGCGGCGAGAAGATTTTCTCGAAACCCAACTGAATCAAATTTTTGATCAAGTTCTGTTGGAGTTTCAACTGACAGAAGACCAAGCAAATAAATTGTCAGAATGGCTTTTGCAAGTCGTGTTGCCGCCAGATGCGATTCGTCAAGCTTTGGTTGATTTTTTGACCGATCGCAACATTCAAATTATTGATGAAGGTTTCCGCGAAAAAGCCAGCGGTACTTACTGGGTCGTCGCTAACTTGTTTGGGCTACGAAACTCCCTGACCCGCCTCCGCACTTTCTGCCTTGATGAACGGGAGGCTAGCAACGCTCGCATCGCCGAACTGACTTTATCCTTGGCAGTGAGACAGCGCTTGAGAGAGTGGCTACAAAATCTCTCTTTACAGAATTTGCCTGTTTCTACCGTGCGGCAGCTCCGCAAAACTATGCGCGACAGCGTCCGGCTATATATCCAAAACCGAGGCTCGGACGTTTTACAAGGTTTGAGCAAATCGATTGACTGGGAAAACCTGGCTACGGTGGTTCTTAGTCGCCTCCGAAATTCGGCTGTAGTCAATGCGTCGTTAGGGACAGTGAGTCAGGAATTGGCTTTAGTACTAGAACGGTACTTGGAACGAGATTTAGAATCTATTGTGGCTCAAGCAATTCCAATTTTAGATATCGATCAAGTGATCATCGATCGCGTCAAAGCCACTTCGTCGGCTGATTTGGAAATGGCTATTCAAGGGATTGTCCGTAGTGAGCTACAAGCGATCGTGAATTTAGGAGGCATTCTTGGCTTCGTCATTGGCTCTTTCCAGAGCATCTCGTTTTTGCTGCGTTGA
- the rsgA gene encoding small ribosomal subunit biogenesis GTPase RsgA, whose protein sequence is MNVAGVELNAAEAAPQLIGTVVAVQANYYQVRLDVAHLLPAEPEALEVTQLLCTRRARLKKIGQQVMVGDRVLIEEPDWAGGRAAIAQVLPRTSELSRPPISNVDQILLVFALAEPTLDPHQLSRFLVKAESTGIDVVLCLNKRDLLTPAEQQQWCDRLNQWGYEPILISVYQEDGLTALQQRLSQKITVVAGPSGVGKSSLINHMVPTLDLRVGQVSGKLGRGRHTTRHVELFELPAGGLLADTPGFNQPELDSAPEELANYFPEARRRLADISCQFNDCLHRDEPNCAVRGDWERYEDYLNLLEEAVTRQAAIVRLKDAESTTKAKTKEEGQVQQEPKLESKKYRRVSRRVQQQNLKELYKDIESGLVEPD, encoded by the coding sequence ATGAACGTTGCTGGCGTAGAACTCAATGCTGCGGAAGCTGCGCCTCAGCTCATAGGAACAGTTGTGGCTGTCCAAGCCAACTACTACCAAGTGCGATTAGACGTTGCTCATTTATTGCCTGCTGAGCCAGAGGCACTAGAAGTGACGCAGTTGTTGTGTACCCGTCGTGCTCGGCTCAAGAAAATTGGTCAGCAGGTGATGGTAGGCGATCGCGTCTTGATCGAAGAACCCGACTGGGCAGGGGGACGAGCGGCGATCGCCCAAGTCTTGCCCCGCACCTCGGAACTGAGCCGTCCGCCCATTTCTAATGTGGATCAAATTTTGTTGGTGTTTGCCTTGGCTGAACCGACCCTAGACCCGCATCAGCTGAGTCGATTTTTGGTAAAAGCAGAATCGACTGGGATAGATGTGGTGTTGTGTTTGAACAAGCGAGATTTGCTGACACCCGCTGAACAACAGCAATGGTGCGATCGCCTGAATCAATGGGGTTATGAACCCATTCTGATTAGTGTCTATCAGGAAGATGGCCTGACAGCCCTACAGCAGCGCCTGAGCCAAAAAATCACAGTGGTAGCTGGGCCTTCGGGAGTGGGTAAATCCAGCTTAATTAACCATATGGTTCCCACGTTAGACTTACGAGTTGGTCAGGTTTCTGGCAAGTTGGGACGGGGGCGGCATACCACTCGGCATGTGGAACTGTTTGAGTTACCCGCCGGGGGGTTGCTGGCTGATACGCCTGGGTTTAATCAGCCTGAACTCGATAGTGCGCCAGAAGAGTTAGCCAACTATTTTCCAGAAGCACGACGACGCTTGGCAGATATCTCTTGCCAGTTCAATGACTGCTTACACCGGGATGAGCCGAACTGCGCCGTTCGGGGGGATTGGGAGCGGTACGAAGACTATCTCAATTTGCTGGAAGAGGCAGTAACTCGCCAAGCTGCGATCGTCCGACTCAAAGATGCAGAATCAACGACTAAAGCCAAAACCAAAGAAGAAGGGCAAGTCCAGCAAGAACCCAAGCTGGAAAGCAAAAAGTATCGGCGTGTATCCCGACGGGTACAACAACAAAACCTGAAAGAACTTTACAAAGACATTGAAAGCGGTTTAGTTGAGCCTGATTGA
- a CDS encoding sulfurtransferase TusA family protein codes for MSNAESLKNSGKNFASPDAQIDLRGTPCPLNFVRTKLRLEQMAPGSLLEVWLDPGEPIEQVPDSLAMEGYSIEQVEDRAEFFALRVRRPNVSA; via the coding sequence ATGAGCAACGCTGAATCACTGAAGAACTCTGGCAAGAACTTTGCTAGCCCAGATGCTCAAATTGATCTGCGTGGAACTCCTTGTCCGCTAAACTTTGTCCGCACTAAGTTGCGCTTAGAGCAAATGGCTCCTGGTTCGCTTCTAGAAGTCTGGCTTGATCCCGGAGAACCGATTGAGCAGGTGCCTGACAGTTTGGCAATGGAAGGCTACAGCATTGAGCAAGTAGAAGACCGAGCTGAATTCTTTGCCTTGCGAGTGCGGCGGCCTAACGTTTCTGCATGA
- the dnaJ gene encoding molecular chaperone DnaJ: MARDYYEILGVSRDTDKEEIKRAYRRLARKYHPDVNKEDGAEERFKEINRAYEVLSEPETRARYDRFGEAGVGSAAGAGFQDFNDMSGFADIFESFFSGFSGGAGSTGRRRGGPARGDDLRLDLKLDFRDAVFGGEKEIRISHLETCATCSGSGAKPGTRPRTCSTCTGSGQVRRATRTPFGSFTQVSVCPTCNGSGQVIEDKCEVCSGNGQKQETKKLKITIPAGVDNGTRLRVSSEGDAGQRGGPPGDLYVYLFINEDPEFQRDGINVLSEIKISYLQAILGCRLEINTVDGPTELMIPPGTQPSTVLTLENRGVPRLGNPVSRGDHLITILIDIPNRITTEERDLLEKLAKIKGDRTGKGGLEGFLGGLFRG, encoded by the coding sequence ATGGCCCGCGATTACTATGAAATACTTGGTGTCTCTAGAGACACAGACAAGGAGGAAATTAAGCGTGCCTACCGTCGCTTAGCACGGAAGTACCATCCTGATGTAAATAAAGAGGATGGAGCTGAGGAACGCTTTAAGGAAATTAACCGGGCTTACGAAGTGCTTTCTGAGCCAGAGACTCGCGCTCGTTACGATCGCTTTGGTGAAGCAGGAGTCGGTTCCGCTGCGGGAGCGGGCTTCCAAGACTTCAACGATATGAGCGGTTTTGCAGACATCTTTGAGAGCTTCTTTAGTGGCTTTTCCGGAGGTGCAGGCTCGACAGGCCGTAGACGCGGTGGCCCAGCGAGAGGGGATGATCTGCGACTCGATCTAAAACTAGACTTCCGGGACGCGGTTTTTGGGGGCGAAAAGGAAATTCGCATTAGTCACTTAGAAACTTGTGCCACTTGCAGCGGCTCAGGGGCTAAGCCAGGGACTAGACCTCGTACCTGTTCTACCTGTACGGGTTCTGGGCAGGTGCGTCGCGCCACTCGAACCCCGTTTGGTAGTTTTACTCAGGTCTCGGTTTGTCCTACCTGCAATGGTTCTGGGCAAGTAATTGAAGATAAGTGTGAAGTTTGTAGCGGCAATGGCCAAAAGCAGGAAACGAAGAAGCTAAAGATTACGATTCCTGCGGGTGTAGATAATGGGACTCGGTTGCGAGTTTCGAGTGAAGGCGATGCGGGTCAGCGCGGTGGCCCTCCAGGCGACCTTTATGTCTACCTCTTTATTAACGAAGACCCTGAGTTTCAGCGAGATGGCATCAATGTCCTTTCGGAGATCAAAATCAGCTATCTTCAAGCAATCTTAGGATGTCGCTTAGAAATAAATACGGTGGATGGCCCCACTGAACTGATGATTCCACCTGGAACCCAGCCCAGTACCGTGCTGACCTTGGAAAATAGAGGTGTGCCGCGTCTAGGAAATCCAGTCAGTCGAGGGGATCATCTGATTACCATTTTGATCGACATTCCTAATCGGATTACGACGGAAGAACGAGATCTACTAGAAAAACTCGCTAAGATTAAAGGCGATCGCACTGGGAAAGGTGGTCTAGAAGGATTTCTTGGAGGACTATTTCGCGGATGA
- the dnaK gene encoding molecular chaperone DnaK, producing MGKVIGIDLGTTNSCVAVLEGGQPIVIPNSEGGRTTPSIVGFGKAGDRLVGQLAKRQGVTNAENTIFSIKRFIGRRWDDTESERGRVPYGCIKGRDETVDVQVRGRTYTPQEISAMILQKLKQDAENYLGEPVTQAVITVPAYFTDAQRQATKDAGTIAGLEVLRIINEPTAAALSYGLDKQDQDQRVLVFDLGGGTFDVSVLQLGDGVFEVKATAGNNHLGGDDFDNCIVRWMIDCFRDQEGIDLSMDKMALQRLREAAEKAKIELSSTVTTSINLPFITADETGPKHLEMDLTRAQFEELVGHLVQGTIDPVTQALKDGDLKTDDIDRIILVGGSTRIPAVQEAIRKFLGGKAPDRSVNPDEAVALGAAIQGGVLGGEVKDLLLLDVTPLSLGIETLGEVFTKVIERNTTIPTSRTQVFSTATDGQTSVEIHALQGERAMARDNKSLGKFQLTGIPPAPRGVPQIEVAFDIDANGILKISARDKGTGREQSIQITNTGGLSESEIERMRQEASIFADEDVRRKQVVELKNQADSLFYSYESTIRDNGALISDDVKTQAKERAVELQAALADRSISVEEMKQRLDTFQQTLFAIGAAVYEQAASSDDTQDYSFTEGDSTSDGSGKVQSAQDEDEGFNFEDDDTVAADYEAID from the coding sequence ATGGGAAAGGTCATTGGTATCGACTTAGGCACGACAAACAGTTGTGTTGCTGTCTTGGAAGGCGGGCAACCAATTGTGATCCCCAACTCGGAGGGTGGGCGGACAACTCCCAGTATTGTGGGATTTGGTAAAGCTGGCGATCGCTTAGTTGGACAACTAGCTAAGCGTCAAGGCGTTACTAATGCTGAGAACACAATTTTTAGCATCAAACGATTTATTGGTCGCCGCTGGGACGATACTGAGTCTGAGCGGGGTCGGGTTCCCTACGGCTGTATCAAAGGCCGAGACGAAACCGTTGATGTGCAAGTGCGTGGACGAACCTACACGCCCCAAGAGATTTCGGCCATGATCCTGCAAAAGCTCAAGCAGGATGCTGAAAATTATCTAGGTGAGCCTGTTACTCAAGCTGTTATTACAGTTCCAGCTTACTTTACCGATGCTCAACGTCAAGCCACAAAGGACGCAGGGACGATCGCTGGCCTGGAAGTGTTACGCATCATCAATGAGCCTACTGCTGCAGCCCTTTCCTACGGCCTAGACAAACAAGATCAAGACCAACGAGTTTTGGTATTTGACTTGGGCGGTGGCACCTTTGATGTTTCCGTCTTGCAACTAGGGGATGGAGTATTTGAGGTCAAAGCTACTGCAGGCAATAATCACCTCGGTGGAGATGATTTTGATAACTGCATCGTCCGTTGGATGATCGATTGCTTCCGAGATCAAGAAGGCATCGATCTTTCAATGGATAAGATGGCATTGCAACGTCTGCGAGAAGCAGCCGAAAAAGCCAAGATTGAACTTTCGAGTACAGTCACCACCTCCATCAATCTACCTTTCATTACGGCAGATGAGACAGGCCCTAAACACCTAGAAATGGATCTGACTCGTGCTCAGTTTGAAGAACTGGTCGGTCATTTGGTTCAGGGAACCATCGATCCCGTAACCCAAGCCCTGAAAGATGGGGATCTGAAAACGGATGATATCGATCGCATCATTTTAGTAGGTGGTTCAACTCGAATTCCAGCGGTACAAGAAGCAATCCGAAAATTTTTGGGGGGTAAAGCTCCCGATCGCTCGGTCAACCCTGATGAAGCAGTTGCCCTAGGCGCTGCGATTCAAGGGGGCGTACTGGGTGGAGAGGTTAAAGATTTGCTGCTCTTGGATGTGACTCCTCTATCTCTAGGGATTGAGACCCTAGGGGAAGTCTTTACCAAGGTCATTGAGCGGAATACCACCATTCCAACTAGTAGAACTCAAGTCTTTTCTACAGCAACAGATGGTCAAACCTCGGTAGAGATTCATGCTCTCCAAGGCGAACGAGCCATGGCTAGAGACAACAAAAGCTTAGGTAAGTTCCAACTCACGGGTATTCCCCCAGCCCCTCGTGGTGTACCTCAAATCGAAGTCGCTTTTGATATTGATGCCAATGGGATTCTAAAAATCTCAGCTCGTGATAAAGGCACAGGACGGGAACAAAGTATTCAAATCACGAATACAGGTGGCTTGAGTGAGAGCGAAATTGAGCGCATGCGGCAAGAAGCATCGATCTTCGCAGATGAGGACGTTAGACGCAAGCAGGTTGTAGAACTGAAGAACCAGGCAGACAGTTTGTTCTATAGCTACGAGTCTACAATTAGAGACAATGGTGCTTTGATCAGTGATGATGTCAAGACTCAAGCTAAAGAAAGAGCGGTAGAGTTGCAAGCAGCTCTTGCCGATCGCTCCATTAGCGTTGAAGAGATGAAGCAACGGCTTGATACTTTTCAGCAAACCTTGTTTGCGATCGGAGCAGCCGTTTATGAACAAGCAGCTAGTTCTGATGACACCCAGGATTACTCTTTTACGGAAGGTGACTCCACCTCCGATGGCAGTGGTAAAGTTCAATCTGCTCAAGATGAAGATGAAGGCTTCAACTTCGAGGATGATGATACAGTAGCTGCTGACTACGAAGCCATTGACTAG
- the grpE gene encoding nucleotide exchange factor GrpE, translating to MMGEENQLDNIQDLTVDDSGASEAAVNQTMSTETDSNSEAFNLDFQASEDSPTASGSESGTGLESGGAAGESEYQAALEDLTQEVQSLKTQVEERTNQYVRIAADFDNFRRRAQKEKEELEDKIKCSTITELLPVVDNFERARSQIKPQTDSEMSIHKSYQSVYKQLVDCLKRVGVSPMRSEGKEFDPNLHEAVMREATDEHPEGTVIEELVRGYVLGDRVLRHAMVKVAAPPDPVVTSEEGE from the coding sequence ATGATGGGTGAAGAAAATCAGCTAGACAACATTCAAGACCTGACAGTTGATGACTCCGGGGCCTCGGAAGCAGCAGTCAACCAAACCATGTCCACAGAAACAGATTCAAACTCAGAAGCATTTAACTTGGATTTTCAAGCCAGTGAAGATAGTCCTACGGCTTCAGGATCAGAAAGTGGAACAGGTTTAGAGTCGGGGGGCGCGGCTGGTGAGTCTGAGTATCAAGCAGCCCTAGAAGATCTCACTCAAGAAGTGCAGTCTCTGAAGACTCAAGTAGAGGAGCGCACCAATCAATACGTCAGGATTGCCGCCGATTTTGATAATTTCCGCAGACGGGCTCAGAAAGAGAAAGAAGAACTAGAGGACAAGATTAAGTGCTCTACCATTACCGAGTTGTTGCCTGTAGTAGACAACTTTGAGCGGGCTCGTTCCCAAATCAAACCGCAAACTGACAGTGAGATGAGTATTCACAAGAGCTATCAAAGTGTTTATAAGCAATTGGTAGACTGCTTGAAGCGGGTGGGAGTCTCACCGATGCGCTCTGAGGGCAAAGAATTTGATCCAAATCTGCACGAAGCAGTGATGCGAGAAGCGACAGACGAGCATCCAGAAGGCACAGTAATCGAGGAATTAGTTCGAGGTTATGTCCTTGGCGATCGCGTTTTGCGCCATGCCATGGTGAAAGTTGCTGCGCCTCCAGACCCCGTGGTAACCTCTGAGGAGGGTGAGTGA
- a CDS encoding GspE/PulE family protein produces MTNSSSQRRALIVKNDFSPFGNKLIQSGYVNHEQMQQALIESRKSGRPITEVLESLTGRQLTPDLLRQYKKQQLFELKILYGVESLDPEISDITASQVGHLIDTLIPLDICRRYRLAPLSRHESPPGVLVAMVDPDNLDAQDDLNRILRAQGLALQRMVITLEDYNQLISKYLDEQVEKTKQIEIQKSVDVQSDLEGLENLDLQDAPEDMEANLDDVAKGASDAPVISLVNKILIKALQDGVSDIHIEPQEEYLRIRFRKDGVLRQAFDPLPKKIIPAVTARFKIISELDIAERRAPQDGRIRRVFQDRKIDFRVNTLPSRYGEKVVLRILDNSATQLGLDKLISDPDSLQIVQEMVKRPFGLILVTGPTGSGKTTTLYSALAERNDPGVNISTAEDPIEYSLPGINQVQVIREKGMDFAAILRAFLRQDPDVILVGETRDKETAKTAIEAALTGHLVLTTLHTNDAAGAIARLDEMGVEPFMVSGALLGVVAQRLMRRVCPECRIPYNPDSNELAKFGLSATHDAEVTFYKANTLQPDQIQEAKAQNQLCSVCNGVGYKGRSGVYEVMRITERLQVLIAEGAPTERIKEVAVEEGMQTLLAYSINLVRRGATTLEEVERVTFTDTGLEAELKAKRKSSLTCRVCTAEAKPEWLDCPYCTTPRFQD; encoded by the coding sequence ATGACTAACTCTTCATCACAGCGGCGCGCCCTCATCGTCAAGAATGACTTTTCTCCCTTTGGGAACAAGCTCATTCAATCTGGGTATGTCAACCACGAACAGATGCAGCAGGCTCTGATTGAGAGTCGTAAATCTGGTAGACCGATCACAGAAGTTCTAGAGTCTCTTACAGGCCGTCAACTCACCCCAGATTTGCTGCGGCAATACAAGAAGCAGCAGCTTTTTGAACTAAAGATTTTATACGGGGTTGAATCCCTCGATCCCGAAATTAGTGACATCACTGCAAGTCAGGTGGGGCATTTAATTGATACCCTGATTCCCCTTGATATTTGCCGCCGCTACCGATTGGCACCGCTCTCTAGGCATGAATCTCCCCCCGGTGTTTTGGTCGCAATGGTCGATCCTGACAACTTAGATGCTCAGGATGACCTGAATCGCATTCTGCGGGCTCAAGGGTTAGCCTTGCAGCGAATGGTGATTACGCTAGAAGACTATAACCAACTAATCTCTAAATACTTAGATGAGCAGGTTGAGAAAACTAAGCAAATAGAGATTCAAAAGTCTGTTGATGTTCAATCTGACTTGGAAGGCTTAGAAAACTTGGATCTTCAGGATGCCCCTGAAGACATGGAAGCCAATCTAGATGACGTAGCCAAAGGAGCATCCGACGCTCCAGTCATTAGCTTGGTCAACAAAATCCTCATCAAAGCGCTGCAAGACGGAGTCTCTGACATCCACATTGAACCCCAAGAAGAATATCTGCGGATTCGTTTCCGTAAAGATGGTGTATTACGTCAAGCCTTTGATCCTCTGCCCAAGAAAATCATTCCAGCCGTCACAGCCCGCTTCAAAATTATTTCTGAGCTAGATATTGCTGAACGTAGAGCGCCTCAAGATGGTCGGATTCGGCGGGTTTTTCAGGATCGTAAAATTGACTTCCGGGTCAACACCCTGCCTAGCCGCTATGGCGAAAAGGTAGTTTTACGAATCCTGGACAACTCAGCGACTCAACTGGGCTTAGATAAGTTGATCTCCGATCCAGACTCGTTGCAGATTGTCCAAGAGATGGTTAAACGTCCCTTCGGCCTAATTCTAGTGACGGGGCCGACTGGTTCTGGTAAAACCACTACTCTGTACTCAGCTTTAGCGGAACGTAACGATCCAGGAGTCAATATCAGTACGGCAGAAGACCCAATTGAGTACTCTTTACCGGGTATCAATCAAGTTCAGGTCATTCGTGAAAAGGGCATGGACTTTGCAGCCATTCTGCGGGCATTCCTTCGACAAGACCCTGATGTGATTCTGGTGGGTGAAACCAGGGACAAGGAAACAGCGAAAACGGCGATCGAGGCGGCCCTAACTGGACACTTAGTCTTAACTACGCTTCATACTAATGACGCGGCTGGCGCGATCGCCCGTTTAGATGAAATGGGCGTAGAGCCATTCATGGTTTCTGGAGCCCTGCTTGGAGTGGTGGCTCAACGCCTCATGCGACGGGTATGCCCCGAATGTCGGATTCCTTATAACCCTGACTCGAACGAACTAGCCAAGTTTGGTCTGTCTGCTACCCATGACGCTGAAGTCACATTCTATAAAGCAAACACCTTACAGCCAGACCAAATTCAGGAAGCAAAAGCACAAAATCAACTCTGCTCTGTTTGCAATGGGGTGGGCTACAAAGGTCGGAGCGGTGTTTATGAAGTGATGCGAATTACTGAACGCCTACAAGTTCTAATTGCTGAAGGTGCACCCACTGAGCGGATCAAAGAAGTTGCTGTTGAAGAAGGCATGCAGACCTTACTCGCCTACAGTATCAACTTGGTACGTCGAGGCGCTACGACATTAGAGGAAGTGGAACGGGTAACCTTTACTGATACAGGTTTAGAAGCTGAACTCAAAGCTAAGCGCAAGAGTTCCCTAACTTGCCGAGTTTGTACAGCTGAGGCCAAACCAGAATGGCTAGACTGCCCCTACTGCACCACCCCTCGTTTCCAAGATTAG
- a CDS encoding type IV pilus twitching motility protein PilT: MELMIEDLMEEVIERGGSDLHLSAGLPPYIRISGHLTPTEHEVLSSESCQRLIFSMLNNTQRKNLEQNWELDCSYGVKGLARFRVNVYKDRGTYAACLRALSSKIPSMDLLGLPDIVREMSEKPRGLVLVTGPTGSGKSTTLASMINNINMTRAEHILTVEDPIEFVYESVKSVIHQRQVGEDTKSFANALRAALREDPDVILVGEMRDLETIQLAISAAETGHLVFGTLHTSSASQTVDRMVDVFPPEQQMQVRVQLSNSLVAVFSQTLVPKKNVKPGEYGRIMAQEIMVVTPAIANLIREGKTSQIYSAIQTGGKLGMQTLEKVLSDLYKAGSISFEAAISKTSRPDEMQRMIGGAPAAAQAGTAARH, from the coding sequence ATGGAATTAATGATTGAAGACCTGATGGAAGAAGTGATCGAGAGAGGTGGTTCAGACCTACACTTATCTGCGGGTCTACCTCCCTATATCCGCATCAGTGGTCACTTAACTCCCACAGAGCACGAAGTCCTGTCCTCTGAAAGCTGCCAGAGACTCATCTTCAGCATGCTGAACAACACCCAGAGAAAAAATCTGGAGCAAAACTGGGAGTTAGACTGCTCCTACGGTGTTAAAGGGTTGGCTCGCTTCCGGGTCAATGTCTATAAGGATAGAGGCACCTATGCCGCTTGCTTGAGAGCTTTAAGTTCCAAAATTCCCAGCATGGATCTGCTAGGCTTGCCAGACATTGTTCGAGAAATGTCAGAAAAGCCTAGAGGATTGGTACTTGTCACAGGGCCAACCGGATCGGGTAAGTCAACCACATTGGCTTCCATGATCAACAACATCAACATGACTCGCGCAGAGCATATTCTGACGGTTGAAGACCCGATTGAATTTGTCTACGAATCAGTTAAAAGCGTGATTCACCAGCGCCAAGTCGGTGAAGATACCAAGAGTTTCGCTAACGCCCTAAGAGCAGCGCTGCGGGAAGACCCAGATGTCATCTTGGTGGGTGAGATGCGGGACTTAGAAACGATTCAGCTTGCCATCTCAGCCGCTGAGACAGGTCACTTAGTGTTTGGTACATTGCACACCAGTTCTGCCTCTCAAACCGTTGACCGGATGGTAGACGTGTTTCCCCCAGAGCAGCAAATGCAAGTGCGGGTACAGTTATCAAACTCCTTAGTTGCTGTCTTCAGTCAGACTCTCGTTCCTAAAAAGAACGTTAAACCGGGCGAATACGGTCGAATCATGGCTCAGGAAATTATGGTTGTTACCCCTGCAATTGCCAACTTGATTCGAGAAGGAAAAACATCCCAAATCTATTCTGCAATTCAAACAGGCGGTAAATTAGGGATGCAGACCTTGGAAAAAGTTTTGTCTGATCTCTACAAAGCTGGCAGTATTTCTTTCGAAGCTGCCATCTCGAAGACTTCACGGCCTGATGAGATGCAACGGATGATCGGTGGAGCACCCGCTGCAGCCCAAGCAGGTACGGCAGCTAGACACTAA